A region of the Cyanobacterium stanieri LEGE 03274 genome:
AATGCAGACATGGAACAAAATAACCAAGACACCATTAACACCCCAGAAAATACTACCCCCGACAACGCTTTTGTCTTCAGCGAAGAATTAATGCCCCTCCGGGAAAAAATGAATACCTTATTTGAAAAATATTCCCATCTTCAACCTAGTCTGTTTTTTGTTGACTTGGATAACGGTGCCTTTGTGAATATGAATGGCATGGAGGCTTTTCCTGCCGCTAGTACCATTAAAACCCCTATTTTAGTAGCCTTTTTTCAAGATGTGGATGCGGGGAAAATTTTGCTCGATGAAAAATTAACCATGACGGAGGAAACCTTAGCCACTGAAGCAGGTACAATGCAATATCAACCCATCGGTACTCAATATACCGCTTTAAAGGTAGCCGAAGAAATGATTATCCGTAGTGATAATACCGCCACTAATATGTTAATTGAAAGGTTAGGAGGCGTCCAAGCCCTTAATGAGCGATTTAAGGAATGGGGTTTAGAATCCACGGTGATTAATAATTATCTCCCTGATTTAGAAGGTACAAATACCATTAGTGCTAGGGATTTGGCGATTACTTTGATGAAGGTGAGTAATGGAGATTTAGTGGAAAATAGATCGCGCGATCGCCTCTTAGGTATCATGGAAAGAACTATCACCAATACCTTATTACCCCAAGGCATCGAACCCAATGCCACAATTTACCACAAAACAGGAGACATTGGCAAAGTATTGGGGGATGGGGGAATCATTGATATACCCACAGGAAAACGTTATGTAGGGGCAGTTTTAGTACAACGTCCCCACAATGATTATACCGCCCGAACCATGATCCAGGAAATATCCCGTGAGGCTTATCAACATTTTAAATGGTATCAACCTCGCCCCACGGCTAATTAATAATTAAGAGTCACTTCCCCCATTGGTAAAGGAGTCTAACCAACGCTGTAAGGCGTTTCCTGCCGCCTCTCTACCCCCCAAACCAAAGGCAAGGGCGATCGCCACGGCAATTCCTCCCGTAAGCAAACCAAACGCCAAATTAACGATATTAGGAGCGATGCCAATTCTTTCTAAAGCCATGGCAGCCACCAAAACAATAATGGCAATACGGGCAACTTGGGCTAAAAATTGGGCTTGTTGTGTACCAGAATTAATCACTAATCGATAAACTAAATTAGCGAAATATAAACCCACAGCAAAAATAATTACCCCAATTAATACTTGCCCAGCCAACAGGGAAATAAATGCTACCACTTCCCGAAGGGCTTCAATTTGTAAAATATCCACCGCCGTAATAGTTGCCACCAACATAATGGCAATCACAAGGATAATACCCACAATTTGAGCAGGGGTTTTAGTATTATTTTCCTCCTCAGAGTTTTCCCCCACCGCCACGGGTGCAGTTTCAGTAATCCCTAACCAGACAAAAACATTATTAAAACCCACATTCGTTAAAAGATTAACCAATAATTCCGCTAAATATTGCGCCCCAAAATAACCAAATCCTAAGACAACAATAGCGGCAAATAATTTAGGTAGTATGTCCAAAACTTGATCCAACATTGCGATCGCAGGTACAGAAATAGCCTGAATCTCTAAAGCATCAAGCGCCGTAATGGCAATGGGAATTAAGATTAAGACATATACCACAGAGCCGATAACATAAGATAAAGATTGTTTCTTATTAGTGGTGGACATTCCAAATTTTGCACCGATAGCATCCGCCCCACTAGCTTTTAATAAATTACTAACAACCTTCTTCACTACTTGAGCAACAATCCAACCAATAAAAGCAATTATTGCAGCCGCAAACACATTGGGTACAACCCCCA
Encoded here:
- a CDS encoding serine hydrolase; this translates as NADMEQNNQDTINTPENTTPDNAFVFSEELMPLREKMNTLFEKYSHLQPSLFFVDLDNGAFVNMNGMEAFPAASTIKTPILVAFFQDVDAGKILLDEKLTMTEETLATEAGTMQYQPIGTQYTALKVAEEMIIRSDNTATNMLIERLGGVQALNERFKEWGLESTVINNYLPDLEGTNTISARDLAITLMKVSNGDLVENRSRDRLLGIMERTITNTLLPQGIEPNATIYHKTGDIGKVLGDGGIIDIPTGKRYVGAVLVQRPHNDYTARTMIQEISREAYQHFKWYQPRPTAN
- a CDS encoding mechanosensitive ion channel, translating into MDSLPDLNALSLFAQISEVQENLPVPDDLVSALLSLGKAILILIIGLIFANIFKGFIRKSLHKTDIDNRLASFIMGDNAEDAKKIETEKWISETVGWVIILFVVVAFLNALELDLVSEPLNALLNEVMSFLPSLGGAAIILVVAWLLATVVKLIIVKTLSQFHFDEKLNQQVQDDNEMMDDAQGGEIAIGETIGNALFWFIILLFLPSILGILGLDGTLRPLEELVNDILGVVPNVFAAAIIAFIGWIVAQVVKKVVSNLLKASGADAIGAKFGMSTTNKKQSLSYVIGSVVYVLILIPIAITALDALEIQAISVPAIAMLDQVLDILPKLFAAIVVLGFGYFGAQYLAELLVNLLTNVGFNNVFVWLGITETAPVAVGENSEEENNTKTPAQIVGIILVIAIMLVATITAVDILQIEALREVVAFISLLAGQVLIGVIIFAVGLYFANLVYRLVINSGTQQAQFLAQVARIAIIVLVAAMALERIGIAPNIVNLAFGLLTGGIAVAIALAFGLGGREAAGNALQRWLDSFTNGGSDS